The following is a genomic window from Candidatus Nezhaarchaeota archaeon.
AAAAGGTTATGGAGGTCCTGGATGTATCGCCTAATTAAGTCTGAAAACTTGCCCTCTAACCGTTTACTTCGGCTTCGATTTCATGTCCTAATTTTAATCTTTGATAATTCAAGCGCCTTTACCATGAGGTATAGGGTTCGGTTTAATGATGCGTCGGTGGGCGTCTTTAATGATGCTTTCCATATTGCTCCGTTTATGTAGTCAATTTCAGTTCTTCTGCCTCTTAGAATGTCCATCAGCATTGAGTTCTTGTTATTGTAAGTAGCTTTAGCTACTCTGAAAACCTCCTCTACTGGGTTTTCAACCTCAAGCTTCACATTGAGCTCTGAGGCTACCCTCCAACCTTCAGTCGCAACCATTGCCATTAGAGCTCTGGTATGTTCATTCTCTATGAGCTCGCCATTTCGCATGTTCATCAACGTTCCCAAGGGGTTTATCGACGAGTTAATGATGGTTTTAGTCCAGACGGCACCCTCAACGTTTCTGGTTACCTTAGCTGGCAAGCCAGCATCCTTGAGAGCGTCGACAAGTTCGAAGCAAGCTTTCAGTAGTTCCTCGGATTTAGCTCCTAAAATAGTCTTACCTATCCCCCTAACTCTTACCACCCCTAACTCCTCCACCATTGCCCCACAATTCGTTACACCCCTCGCTACACCCCTACCAAGTACATTCTCTGCTTCCTCCTCAACTCCAAGTCCATTTTGAAGTAGAATTACGGGACATTTCAAGTTGGCATCAACAATGTGGTTAATAGCTGAGATGGTGTCGTACGCCTTAACCGTTACTATGCATACATCTATGTCCTTCAAGCCAATTAAACTTGGTTTAAATGTTGGTTTGACTGTTATAATTGAGGAGTCTGACATTTCAAGTTTTAGGCCGGTTGATGATAGTGTGGGTATTTTGTGCTCCCTGTCAATAAAGACCACTTGGTGACCACTGCTATGAAGCAGGCCTCCAAATAGACCTCCGATCGCTCCAGCCCCTATGAAGGCTATCTTCACGCTATCACACCTTACCCTATGACCTTCTCCCACTTCTTAAGTTCTAGAACCTTTGAGAGAGTGCTCCCCCTCTTTATCTCCTCTCTAATTCTGTTCTCCTTTTCCATAACGTCTATGGATCTATTGGCCACCTCAACTGCTATCTCCTTTGGTACTACCACAACACCGTTATCGTCACCTATCACCCAGTCTCCAGGTCTGACAATTACCCCTCCACATGTTATCTCAACATTTATCTCACCAAAACCCTTTGGTTCACCAGCTCTTGGATTTATCCACCTAGCGAAAGCAGGGAATTTGAGCTCCCTTATGATGTCGACATCCCTTATGGCTCCATCTATAACTACGCCAGCTATACCCTTCACCACACAACTCCACGACGCTAGCTCGCCCCAAACAGCTTCCTCAGCTCCGCCTGCATCTATGACTATAACTGAGCCTGGTTCAGCTACGTCTATTGCTTGAATGGGCTTAGACCAATCACCTGGATATGCTCTAACAGTCACAGCCTTACCAACCATCTTAACTCCAAGCGTTATTGGTATGAGGCCCTTCATTGCACCCCTTCTATGCATTGCATCAGCTATATTTGGTGTTGAGACCTTCTTGAAAGCCTCAATGAGCTCGCTCTCTGTAAATTTCTTGTAGAGTGTTGTAGCTATGGGCTTCCTAGTTAGCATTGCTTGCTTTATGGTTCGAGCTGCCTCCTCAGCATTCTCGGCCTTCGTTATTGCTCCCCCCACTATCACTATGGATGCTCCAGCTTCAACGGCTTGAGCTGCTGTCTCGCTATTAATCCCTCCTGCAACAGCTACCGGGATCCTTACAACATCAACAACTTGCTTCAACACGTCAAGGGGCTTCATCCCCCTCATCTGCTGATCTATGCCCACATGAACACAAATGTAGTCAACTCCCAACCTCTCTACTTCAACTGCTCGGCCTATCATGTCATCGACGTTCATCAAGTCGATCATTATCTTCGCTCCAACCCTCCTCGCAGCCTCGATGGCCTCCTTAATTGTGCTGTCGTCGGCTAACCCCATTATTATGACCACGTCGGCACCAGCTTTAGCTGCTGCTTCAACCTCTACTGCGCCAGTATCTAAGGTCTTCATGTCGGCTACTATTGGTACTCCAGGAAAGTTCTTCTTTAGCTCCCTTACGCTATTTAGCCCCTCACTTTTGATGAGTGGAGTTCCAGCCTCGAGCCAATCTACACCTCCCTTCAAAGCTTCCTTGGCCACTTTAATAGCTCGATGAAGATTTATGAAGTCCAGTGCCAGCTGTAGTATTGCTCTCTCCATCTTTTATCAAATTTAAAAGTGTGAGCTGGGCTATATATTAACTTCCATAATCCTACTGGAAATATAACTGCTCTCCTTGAAAAGTTGAATTCTATATAAGTGCCATCTTTAAATGTAAATCCACTTGGTTCCAGCCTTTGAGTCCATGAGCTTGATGCCGAGTGACTCAAGCTGCATCCTTATCTTGTCGGCTATCTCGTACTCTCTTCGATCTCTATGCATTTGTCTGATGTCAACCACTATCTTAACCAACTTGTCTACGAGTTCTCTTTCAAAGCCTTTGACCTTGAAGACGTCATCTAGGATCGCTAGGACCTGATTGATCCTCTTTAAGGAATTCAAGGCCCTTAATGCCAGCTCTACTTTCCCGCTTGGCATCACGTGGCTGTAAGCTATTGAAACTATGTCGTGAAGATAGATTGCAGCTCTTGCGCCATTAAAGTCATTTTCCATCGAGTTTATGAAGTTCAGCAAGTCATCATCGATCTTCCTCGCCAGCTTTAGTTCGTCATCCGAGACCTTAAAGTTAGGGGGTTCGCTGGACACAATCCTCATCAATAGTTCAGCGCAATTCTTAATCCTCTCATAGATCCTCTCATAGCGCTCCAATAGCTCGTAGGAGAAGTCGATGGTACTCCTATAGTGGGTCAAAGATAGCATTAATCTGAGGGCCTCAGGCTTGTACTTGGAGAATACGTCCTTTAGAGGGATTATGTTCCCCAAGCTCTTGCTCATTTTCTCCCCCCTTATCGTCAGGTACCCTGCATGGAGCCAGTACTTGACCCATGGCTTAACACCATAAGCTGCTTCGCTCTGAGCTATCTCGTTCTCATGATGTGGAAAGATTAGGTCTGATCCCCCTCCGTGTATGTCGATCCTATTTCCTAAGTAGAAGCTGCTCATAACTGAACACTCTACGTGCCACCCAGGCCTCCCGGGACCCCACGGGCTCTCCCACCAAGGCTCTCCAGGCTTAGCCCTCTTCCACAAAGCGAAGTCGTAGGGCCTCTTCTTCTCATGAATGTGTTCCTCCTCTTGCCTCCACCCCTCACCCTTAACCCTCTTAGATAGTTTGCCGTAGTCCAAGAACTTGTCTACATCGAAGTAGACGCTCCCACCGCTCTCGTAAGCGAACCCAGCCTCCATAAGCTTGGAGGTGAAGCGTATCATCTCGTCTATGTGTTGAGTCGCTTTGGGGTGAAAGTCGGTCTCTATGTGTAGCTTGTCTAGAGCTTCAAGGTAGTCTCTAGTGTAGGTTTCCGCTATGACCCTCCAGTCCACGTTCTCCTTATTAGCTCTGTTTATTATCTTATCATCTATATCGGTTATGTTCTGGACGTGGATAACTTCGAACCCCTTTAGCCTAAGGAATCGCTTTATCACGTCAAAAGCTACGTAGGTTCTAGCGTGACCTACGTGCGTGTAGTCGTAGACCGTTGGGCCGCACACGTACATTCCAACCCTTGGAGGGTTGAATGGCTCAAAAGGCTCTATCGACCGGGTTAGAGTGTTGTAGACGTTAATGACCAAGGCGGTCACCGTCAAGCCTAGCTACTAATACTAAACCTCAAGCATAACAACTTTGCTTTCCCACCATCGAAGGCGAAGCTCAATTACCTAAGGCGGTGGCGATCGGGCTTACGTTCAATGTAGGGGTCGATCTTATATCCTGGAGTCTAATATTACTCTTAGCGGCCTTAACCCGTTGCTCTGCACATCTCAATGAGGGGCTCAATGGTTGACGAGCTGGGGTTGAAGGTGGATTCTTTTGCTTAAATTCATGGCGACCACCATTGGGGGGATGGAGGACATAGCTGCAGAGGAGGTTAGAGAGCTTGGAGGCTCCAGCATTGAGGTTGGGAGCGAGAGGTTGTTCTTTGATGGTGATGAGGATCTAATTTATCGAATCAATATCGAGTCGAGGTGTCTGCACAAGCTCATAATCGTTCTAAATCGTGGTAAGGCCTTAAGTCTACGTGACATCTATTCAGCCGCCAAGTCCATTGAGTACGAGGAGTACATGGGGCTCGATCAGACATTTGCCGTTAGAACGACGAGAGTAGGAGTACATGATTACACGAGCATTGACGTATCAGCGACTGTGGGGCAGGCAATAATAGACCACTTCATGGAGGTGAAGAGGGCTCGACCCAAGGTCAACCTCAAGGACCCCGACGTTGAGGTCAGCATCTACGTGAAGGACGACGACGTGACAATAGGCATCAACACAAGCGGCGAGTCCCTCCATAGGAGGAACTATAGGGTCTACGATCATCCAGCTGCAGTGAAGACCACCATCGCATCGTGCATGCTGAGAACGGCTAAGTGGCAAGGTGAGGGGTTGCTTGACCCCATGTGCGGTGGAGGCACAATAGTCGTAGAGGCCGCTCTAATGGCTAGGCGGTTCCCGCCAGGCTTCTTTAGGAGGAGATTTGCGTTCACTAGGCTACTGATCTACGATCCTCGTAAGCATAGGAGCGAGCTGGAGAGGTCATTGAATGAGGTGGACAGGAAGAAATTAGTCATATGGGGGTTCGACATATCTCCTAAACACGTAAGGGGCGCGATGCTGAATGCATCGTCGGCTGGGGTCGACGACACAATAAGCTTCTCAATCAGGGACGCCACGAAGGAGGAAGCGTACAAGGGGGTCAACACTAAGCTCATAGTCGTTAACCCGCCGTACGGAATTAGGCAGCTCAGGCCCAAAGCTCTTATGGAATTCTATGTGAAGTTCCTTAGGACCATATCTAACTGTCTTAGCGGCTCGAATCTCACGTTGATAACTGGAGCCCCCAAGGTGTTCGAAGAGGCTTCAGCGAAGATCGGGTGCAAGGTCCTCGAAGTGCGGAGGGTTAAGCATGGAGAGCTACCAGCTAAAGTCTACAGTATTGCCCTCTAAATTGTCCTATAATCTGCTCGTAAGCTCATCCGGTGCGAGGGTTTAACGTGAGGTAAGCTTCTTTGAGCTGGTTTAGTCAGCTCTTCACGCAAGAACTTTCAATTAACGGATTTTACTCCCCAACGTTATGATGCTCTCGGCCACGTTCATGTGCATCCATCTATTGCCAGTGCTTCAAGGTCATGTTCCTAGACCAGGTGCATTGACGCACTAAATTCCAATTTAATGTCGAACTAATAAGTCGCTTCAATCTTCAATGTAAATCTGACCTGATAACTTGCAAGATTCGGCGTCCTATCCTTCAATCAATAGAAGACAATCATTTGAGGGTTTTTCTTCTATGTTGTGCCAAGGCGTGAAGATTCCATACGAAACGAAATTTAAAGTAAGAAAAAGCGTCTTGCTTCCAGATTTGGATTAGCACCTAATACTTAGTGCAAATTATGTTAGAGTTGAAGATGGATGAGTTGCCGATTGAATCGTAGGGGGTTTGGCCCTTGATACCATAATGCCGCCTATTACTCCTAGTATGGAACCAATAAGTCCTAGGATCATGACTGATATTATGGTGCCTATAGCGTCTCTGCCTAATATGATGGGGACTATTATTGCAAGTATTAAGTACGCTAGGCTGCTTATGATCAGCATTATACCTCCTCTTCCATCAATGATAGCTCTCACGGCACCGCATAAAGCGACTATTGATGCTACTAGAACTATGGTTATCCAACCCATCGCGGCATACAGAATTGGCATAGCTGCAGCAACAAATGGAGCGACATCGATAGGGATTGGAAGGGCGCGGCCCACTATCATTGGGTAAATTGCTTGAAATATCGCGGTCAAGAATAGTGTCACCATAAACATTATGCCCGCGGGTATTATCATTAGTGTTGCTCCTACAAGTCCTACTAAGGCGGCAGTTTTAACCATAAACTATCACTCTTAAGCTATGTTCGATAGCATCCTTAAAAAGCTTTAGTTAGCTTAACCTTAAAGGATATCAGGCCACCTATCTTGTTAGGCACATCTTTGCTCGAAGTTCTTTGATATCATTACCTATCGGGGTTCCAGCGTCACGTCGACATTGCCCCCTACGACCTCACTTAGGCTTTAAAGTAAACAATGATTTTGAGGCTAATGAGCCATTAAATTCTCGATGCGAGGTAGGCTGCTTGGTAGATGGCATCTCTAAGCTTGCCCGGCTTGACACAATCGCCTATGTGGTAGCATGGAGCATCAACGTCCAGCTTAAGGGTCCGTGAACGCATTCCAGCTGCCAGCACTAAGCTATCGAAGTCCACTTCGACCCTAGCTCCATCCTTGTAACCTATCACCTTATTCTCCTCGATCCTCTCAGTCTTGAAGTTACACATCCACTTCACGTTCTTGCTCCTCAACTCTCTTATGAGGAAATACCTGTAGTTTCTCTCGAGGTCTAGCGCTATGTCGGGCAAAACTTCGAGTATTGCCACCTCCTTCCCATCCTCAGCCAAGTGAAGGGCTGTTTCACAGCCTATCCTCCCCCCTCCTAGGATGACGACCTTACCCTCAACTTTAGCCCTCCCCACTAGCACATCAACAGCCTTAACGGCTCTCTCTATCCCCGGTATGGGCGGGACCTCATGTTCTGAGCCTATAGCGACTACTACAATGTCAGGCCTTAGCCCCTTAATACTTTCAGTGGTAGCTTCAGTGTTTAGGAGGAGCTTTACATCACCCAACTTTCTCTTCAACCAATCAAGGTACTCGCGAAGATCTGACTTGAATCTAGGTGCAGAGGCTGCTATCAAGTTCCCACCAAGCTGCTGGGACTTCTCCACGATCACCACATCGTGGCCCCTCATCCTCGCGATCCTAGCGAACTCCATTCCAGCAGGTCCTCCACCCACGACGACTATCCTCTTTGGCGTCTCGGTCTTCTCGATCTTGACCTCTGGATTAATGGAGCACTTTGCCTTAAACTGCCTTAAGCTAAATAGCATGTCGATGCAATCGTTGCACCTAACACATGGTCTAATGTCCTCAATCCTCCCCTCCTTTAGCTTAACTACCAGATCTGGATCGGCTAGAAGCGCCCTGCCCAATGCGACGAGGTCCAACTTATCCTCCTCGATCAGCTCGACAGCCATCCTCGCAGATATCCCGCCCACCCCAATGACCGGCACCTTAACTGCTGACTTAACCCTAAACGCTCCTTCGAGCAGTAGACCCCTCTTAATGATCATTGGGGTTATGGCGAGGCTTCCGCTGACGTGCAGGCAGTCTACGCCGGCTCTTTCAAGTGCTACAGCGTACCTTACGATCTCCTCATCACTTACCCCACCATAGGATGGGAAGGAGCCATCTATCCTGAATATAATGGGAATCCCAACGTTCTTCTTTATTGACTCAAGAACTTCCAGTGAAAACCTTATTCTATTTTCGAATTGACCTCCATACTCGTCTGTCCTCTTATTGGTATTGGGTGATAAAAACTGACTAAAAAGCCAACCGTGAGCTGCATTAATCTCAACGAAATCGAAGCCACAGTCCTTAGCTCTACCAGCAGCCTCTGTAAATAGCTCTATTAGTCTCTTTATCTCTTCCCTACTCAACTCTCTAGCTTTAGCCTTGAAGGCATGTCTTCCGTGCATGAACATCGTGTACTCAAGTGCTGATGGTGCAGCAGGTTCATTGCCCTCGACTCTTGGAGTTGCACAACCTCCTGGATGAAGGAATTGAATTCCACAAGCTGACCCATGAAGCTTTATCTCCTCTGCCAAGCTGTTTAAACCTATGCAGAACTTATCTGAGTGAATGCCTAGGCCTCCATGAAGGTCTTTAGCTTTGGGGTCAATAGATGCCCCCTCAACAATTATGAGGCCTACACCATTTCTCGCGAATTTTGTGTAATGCTCCATTACATCTCTCGTCACATAACCTTCTTTAGCCATGTTCATAGCCATTGCAGGAAGCACAATTCTGTTCGGGATCTTTACATTGGAGATCCAAATACTTTCAAGTATTTTCATTAGTCATCCGAATAAATTTAGTTGAAACTCTAGTTAAGAGTATTACTAGCGCCTTGTTCTCAGGATGCTCATTGCTGGATTGCCAAGAGCCTTAATAAGATCCCTTTAATTCTAGCTTATTGAGGCGTTTTAGAGAAGCTTTAGGCGTCCTACTAGAGCTTTAACCGGGACTTTAGTTAACCGTTTAAATTGTTCACAGATCTAAAAACTGATTCTTGAGCCTCTAAGTACCACGTAACTTCCGTTGCTTACCTTAAGCTCTTGAGCGATGGGCCTGCACTTAGCTCTCAATAAGAAGAATGTTTTGCTCCTTAGTGGAACCTCGGATAGGTACTCGTAGTGGGCCATGCCCTTCGCTATTATCACGTTACACGAAGTGAGCTCTCTCTTTACTTCACTTGAAACTTCGTCTAGGAAGATGCTTGAGCCATCAGTCCCACTCTCAATTAGCTTGTCTACAATCATGCGAAGACCGACCTGCTCAGCATCGTGGATTGTTACGTCGTTTTGAAAGTATCCCGACTTCGCTATAGCTGTAACTCGGCACCCTAGTCTCCTCATCTCACTAATTAAAGCCATATCGAAGGGGAGCTCCTCAATATTATCTAAGAGGTAGACGCTGTAAGAGGCCTTTAACGTTTCGTAGAGTTGGAGGGTGTCATCAATCTCAATGACCATGGTCCTTATCAGTTCGGGTATGCTTTCGAGCTTTGGAGGCTCAAAACCTGAAACTCCGTAATCAAAGCTATTGCCGATTAACGACAGTTTAACAGCTAACTTAAACCTTCCATAGCCTTCGAGGTTTCTAAGCATATCACGGCAGAGGCTTTCTACCTCCTTACACCTACTCAATGCAAATTCTCGAACATAGAGGTAGGGATCTTCAACTGTAAGCTCTTTCAACTTTCTGTAAACGATTGAGGCAAGCTTTGTCACATTGATCTCGGGGCTTGCATGAAGCCCTAGAAGCCTAGCTATCTCTATCATAACTCGGAGGGACTCCTCTTCGCCTAGCTCGAGCATCTCCAGTTCTCGTCTCCTCACATTCAGTATGCATGGCACACACTCAGGCTTTAACTTCAAGCTATACACCAATCCTTAATGGTCGTAAGCATTTTTATTGACGTTTACATTATTAGGTCTGGGATTGGGGGTATTTGAGGTTGCTCTATGTTATAGAGCATCTCGAGCCCCGCTTGAGTCGATGGGTCTTGATAGAGTACGAGCACGCATCAATGATTGTTGGAAGAGACAACCTTGCGTTCACGAATGTTAAGAGGGGGGCTAGGAAGCTTCAAAGATTTGGAGTTGTCTATAAAGAGAGTGCTGTAGATCTGTTTGATGATGAGGGGACCATAATTTTAGATCCAAGAGCTAGTGAGCTCCTCGAACCTTCAGATTTTAAGCAGACTAACACTATTATTGTGGGAGGGATACTTGGTGATCA
Proteins encoded in this region:
- the cysS gene encoding cysteine--tRNA ligase — translated: MVINVYNTLTRSIEPFEPFNPPRVGMYVCGPTVYDYTHVGHARTYVAFDVIKRFLRLKGFEVIHVQNITDIDDKIINRANKENVDWRVIAETYTRDYLEALDKLHIETDFHPKATQHIDEMIRFTSKLMEAGFAYESGGSVYFDVDKFLDYGKLSKRVKGEGWRQEEEHIHEKKRPYDFALWKRAKPGEPWWESPWGPGRPGWHVECSVMSSFYLGNRIDIHGGGSDLIFPHHENEIAQSEAAYGVKPWVKYWLHAGYLTIRGEKMSKSLGNIIPLKDVFSKYKPEALRLMLSLTHYRSTIDFSYELLERYERIYERIKNCAELLMRIVSSEPPNFKVSDDELKLARKIDDDLLNFINSMENDFNGARAAIYLHDIVSIAYSHVMPSGKVELALRALNSLKRINQVLAILDDVFKVKGFERELVDKLVKIVVDIRQMHRDRREYEIADKIRMQLESLGIKLMDSKAGTKWIYI
- a CDS encoding NAD(P)/FAD-dependent oxidoreductase; translated protein: MKILESIWISNVKIPNRIVLPAMAMNMAKEGYVTRDVMEHYTKFARNGVGLIIVEGASIDPKAKDLHGGLGIHSDKFCIGLNSLAEEIKLHGSACGIQFLHPGGCATPRVEGNEPAAPSALEYTMFMHGRHAFKAKARELSREEIKRLIELFTEAAGRAKDCGFDFVEINAAHGWLFSQFLSPNTNKRTDEYGGQFENRIRFSLEVLESIKKNVGIPIIFRIDGSFPSYGGVSDEEIVRYAVALERAGVDCLHVSGSLAITPMIIKRGLLLEGAFRVKSAVKVPVIGVGGISARMAVELIEEDKLDLVALGRALLADPDLVVKLKEGRIEDIRPCVRCNDCIDMLFSLRQFKAKCSINPEVKIEKTETPKRIVVVGGGPAGMEFARIARMRGHDVVIVEKSQQLGGNLIAASAPRFKSDLREYLDWLKRKLGDVKLLLNTEATTESIKGLRPDIVVVAIGSEHEVPPIPGIERAVKAVDVLVGRAKVEGKVVILGGGRIGCETALHLAEDGKEVAILEVLPDIALDLERNYRYFLIRELRSKNVKWMCNFKTERIEENKVIGYKDGARVEVDFDSLVLAAGMRSRTLKLDVDAPCYHIGDCVKPGKLRDAIYQAAYLASRI
- a CDS encoding orotidine 5'-phosphate decarboxylase gives rise to the protein MERAILQLALDFINLHRAIKVAKEALKGGVDWLEAGTPLIKSEGLNSVRELKKNFPGVPIVADMKTLDTGAVEVEAAAKAGADVVIIMGLADDSTIKEAIEAARRVGAKIMIDLMNVDDMIGRAVEVERLGVDYICVHVGIDQQMRGMKPLDVLKQVVDVVRIPVAVAGGINSETAAQAVEAGASIVIVGGAITKAENAEEAARTIKQAMLTRKPIATTLYKKFTESELIEAFKKVSTPNIADAMHRRGAMKGLIPITLGVKMVGKAVTVRAYPGDWSKPIQAIDVAEPGSVIVIDAGGAEEAVWGELASWSCVVKGIAGVVIDGAIRDVDIIRELKFPAFARWINPRAGEPKGFGEINVEITCGGVIVRPGDWVIGDDNGVVVVPKEIAVEVANRSIDVMEKENRIREEIKRGSTLSKVLELKKWEKVIG
- the trm14 gene encoding tRNA (guanine(6)-N2)-methyltransferase, with the protein product MLKFMATTIGGMEDIAAEEVRELGGSSIEVGSERLFFDGDEDLIYRINIESRCLHKLIIVLNRGKALSLRDIYSAAKSIEYEEYMGLDQTFAVRTTRVGVHDYTSIDVSATVGQAIIDHFMEVKRARPKVNLKDPDVEVSIYVKDDDVTIGINTSGESLHRRNYRVYDHPAAVKTTIASCMLRTAKWQGEGLLDPMCGGGTIVVEAALMARRFPPGFFRRRFAFTRLLIYDPRKHRSELERSLNEVDRKKLVIWGFDISPKHVRGAMLNASSAGVDDTISFSIRDATKEEAYKGVNTKLIVVNPPYGIRQLRPKALMEFYVKFLRTISNCLSGSNLTLITGAPKVFEEASAKIGCKVLEVRRVKHGELPAKVYSIAL
- a CDS encoding 2-dehydropantoate 2-reductase, with amino-acid sequence MKIAFIGAGAIGGLFGGLLHSSGHQVVFIDREHKIPTLSSTGLKLEMSDSSIITVKPTFKPSLIGLKDIDVCIVTVKAYDTISAINHIVDANLKCPVILLQNGLGVEEEAENVLGRGVARGVTNCGAMVEELGVVRVRGIGKTILGAKSEELLKACFELVDALKDAGLPAKVTRNVEGAVWTKTIINSSINPLGTLMNMRNGELIENEHTRALMAMVATEGWRVASELNVKLEVENPVEEVFRVAKATYNNKNSMLMDILRGRRTEIDYINGAIWKASLKTPTDASLNRTLYLMVKALELSKIKIRT
- a CDS encoding ARMT1-like domain-containing protein, whose protein sequence is MKLKPECVPCILNVRRRELEMLELGEEESLRVMIEIARLLGLHASPEINVTKLASIVYRKLKELTVEDPYLYVREFALSRCKEVESLCRDMLRNLEGYGRFKLAVKLSLIGNSFDYGVSGFEPPKLESIPELIRTMVIEIDDTLQLYETLKASYSVYLLDNIEELPFDMALISEMRRLGCRVTAIAKSGYFQNDVTIHDAEQVGLRMIVDKLIESGTDGSSIFLDEVSSEVKRELTSCNVIIAKGMAHYEYLSEVPLRSKTFFLLRAKCRPIAQELKVSNGSYVVLRGSRISF